From a region of the Dictyostelium discoideum AX4 chromosome 2 chromosome, whole genome shotgun sequence genome:
- the p2xB gene encoding hypothetical protein, whose product MTIDWDSILSYNTIKVVRIRDRRLGILHLCFLIVIVLYVVVYSAIIKKGYVTTEEPVGSIRTSLLAPDELKSNQAYCKNNTEPYPYEKLDCVYYDEKLALFPIGDDVGFTASTRMRISDQTVNCSLMNPSCKFYTNTSMNVYLADIESFTVLIDHTMYAPSSQIQFNGDDLSGYVLDQNGNEIQLNESVNTIGVQGKPDILQLGKLLEFAGVDLDGPSLVNSSNSIRYDGCVLFVFIEYSNTFSYDLKKIKYVYSIKKVDDTAYDVPEVIILNNENSRLYYKRHAIRLIFIQTGVIGSFNFQSLLLTLVSGLGLLTVSTLIVDQLAIRFLPQRKSYSSLKFQTTESFRMKKKIVNDDGEDKLYHNIEAL is encoded by the exons ATGACAATTGATTGGGACTCAATTCTTAGCTATAACACAATCAAAGTGGTTCGTATAAGAGACCGACGGCTTgg aattttacatttatgttttttaatagtaattGTATTatatgttgttgtttattcggcgattattaaaaaaggttATGTTACAACTGAAGAACCTGTTGGCTCAATTAGAACTTCATTATTGGCTCCagatgaattaaaatcaaatcaagcatattgtaaaaataatacagaACCATATCCATATGAAAAATTAGATTGTGTTTATTATGATGAGAAATTAGCTCTCTTTCccattggtgatgatgttggATTTACGGCTTCCACTAGGATGAGAATTTCAGATCAAACCGTAAATTGTAGTTTAATGAATCCATCTTGTAAATTTTATACCAATACATCAATGAATGTTTATTTAGCAGATATTGAAAGTTTTAcagttttaattgatcatACAATGTATGCACCATCTtctcaaattcaatttaatggtgatgatttaaGTGGATATGTTTTAGATCAAAATGGTaatgaaattcaattaaatgaatcTGTAAATACAATTGGTGTTCAAGGTAAACCTGATATTTTACAACTTggaaaattattagaatttgCTGGTGTTGATTTAGATGGAcctt cGTTAGTAAATTCAAGTAATTCAATTAGATATGATGGATgtgttttatttgtatttattgaATATTCAAATACATTTTcatatgatttaaaaaagattaaatatgtttattcaattaaaaaagttgatGATACTGCTTATGATGTACCAgaagttattattttaaataatgaaaattcaagATTATATTATAAACGTCATGCAATTAGattaattttcattcaaACTGGTGTAATTGGTTCATTCAATTTTCAATCATTACTTTTAACATTAGTTAGTGGTCTTGGTTTATTAACTGTATCAACTTTAATTGTTGATCAATTGGCAATTAGATTTTTACCACAAAGAAAATCTTATAGTTCACTTAAATTCCAAACAACTGAAAGTTTtagaatgaaaaaaaaaattgtaaatgatgatggtgaagatAAACTTTATCATAATATTGAAGctctataa
- the p2xC gene encoding hypothetical protein, whose translation MLDWDSILAYNTIKVVRIRDRRLGILHLIFMIAIISYVVIYSAIIKKGYLSIEEPVGSIRTSLWSPNQFNGNESYCKNNAKPYPYEKLDCVYYDDALALYPIGDDVGFTASTRIEISDQKANCSLMNPSCKFKTFNYSNVYLADIESFTVLIDHTMYAPSSQIQFNGGDLSGYVLDQNGNEIQLNESVNVIGVEGKPDVLEISKLLEFAGVNLDDPSLTNSSNPIRYDGCVLFVFIEYSNTFSYDLNKIKYVYSIKLVDDTIYNIPEVVILDDVNSRLYYKRHAIRLIFIQTGVIGSFNFQSLLLTLVSGLGLLTVSTLIVDQLAIRFLPQRKSYSSLKFQTTESFKMKKKIVNDDGEDKLYHNIEAL comes from the exons atgttagATTGGG ATTCTATTCTAGCCTATAACACAATCAAAGTGGTTCGAATAAGAGATAGGCGTCTTGG aatccttcatttaatttttatgatTGCAATTATTTCATATGTTGTAATATATTCagcaattattaaaaaaggatATCTTTCAATAGAAGAACCTGTTGGTTCTATTAGGACCTCATTATGGAGT ccaaatcaatttaatggtaatgaatcatattgtaaaaataatgcAAAACCATATCCATATGAAAAATTAGATTGTGTTTATTATGATGACGCTTTAGCTCTCTATCctattggtgatgatgttggCTTTACGGCGTCCACTAGGATTGAAATTTCAGATCAAAAGGCAAACTGTAGTTTAATGAATCCatcttgtaaatttaaaaccttTAACTATAGTAATGTTTATTTAGCAGATATTGAAAGTTTTAcagttttaattgatcatACAATGTATGCACCATCTtctcaaattcaatttaatgGTGGTGATTTAAGTGGATATGTTTTAGATCAAAATGGTaatgaaattcaattaaatgaatcTGTAAATGTAATTGGTGTTGAAGGTAAACCTGATGTACTTGAAATTAGTAAACTTTTAGAATTTGCTGGTGTTAATTTAGATGATCcat cATTGACAAATTCAAGTAATCCAATTAGATATGATGGATgtgttttatttgtatttattgaATATTCAAATACATTTTCATAtgatttgaataaaattaaatatgtttattcaattaaattagttGATGAtacaatttataatatacCAGAAGTAGTAATATTAGATGATGTAAATTCAAGATTATATTATAAACGTCATGCAATTAGattaattttcattcaaACTGGTGTAATTGGTTCATTCAATTTTCAATCATTACTTTTAACATTAGTTAGTGGTCTTGGTTTATTAACTGTATCAACTTTAATTGTTGATCAATTGGCAATTAGATTTTTACCACAAAGAAAATCTTATAGTTCACTTAAATTCCAAACAACtgaaagttttaaaatgaaaaaaaaaattgtaaatgatgatggtgaagatAAACTTTATCATAACATTGAAGctctataa
- a CDS encoding short-chain dehydrogenase/reductase family protein (STEROID DEHYDROGENASE HOMOLOG~Similar to SDR) — MSFTTVIQSVALSIGLGILLRYAARFVLFLYAYFVRSPININKYGSWVVVTGATDGIGKAYCHEFAKKKLNVVLVSRSLDKLKEVASEIENKFKVQTKVISFDFNTTDDSKYQELFKQLSGIDIGVLVNNVGISYDHPMYLEELQPASIESLINLNVRAATVLSKFILTSMVEKKRGAIINLASVSGITPIPLLTVYSGTKAYIEKFSLALNLEYASKGIFVQCVTPGIVCSKMSKVRKSSLFVPQPSSFARSAIATIGYDRLTTGYWSHEIQAFFLRSLPSFVVDKVMFDMHLGQRKRALNKKKSQ; from the exons aTGTCTTTCACCACTGTCATCCAAAGTGTTGCCCTTTCAATCGGTCTTGGTATTTTACTTAGATATGCAGCCCGTTTCGTTTTATTCTTATATGCCTACTTTGTTAGATCAccaatcaatattaataaatatggtAGTTGGGTTg ttGTAACTGGTGCAACTGATGGTATTGGTAAGGCTTATTGCCATGAATttgctaaaaaaaaattaaatgttgttTTAGTTAGTAGAAGtttagataaattaaaagaagtaGCTTCAGAAAttg aaaataaatttaaagttcAAACTAAAGttatttcatttgattttaatacaaCTGATGATAGTAAATAtcaagaattatttaaacaattatcagGAATTGATATTGGTGTTTTAGTTAATAATGTTGGTATTTCATATGATCATCCAATGTATCTTGAAGAATTACAACCAGcatcaattgaatcattgattaatttaaatgttaGAGCAGCAACTGTTTTATCAAAATTCATACTCACTTCAATGGTTGAAAAGAAGAGAGGTGCAATCATCAATTTAGCATCAGTCAGTGGTATCACTCCAATTCCATTACTCACAGTTTACAGTGGTACAAAAGCATACATTGAAAAATTCTCATTGGCTCTTAATTTAGAGTATGCTTCAAAGGGTATTTTCGTTCAATGTGTCACCCCAGGTATTGTTTGTAGTAAAATGTCAAAGGTTCGTAAATCATCTCTCTTTGTTCCACAACCATCCAGTTTCGCTAGATCCGCTATTGCAACCATTGGTTATGATAGACTCACCACTGGTTATTGGAGTCATGAAATTCAAGCTTTCTTCTTAAGAAGTTTACCATCTTTTGTCGTTGATAAAGTTATGTTTGATATGCATTTAGGTCAAAGAAAGAGAGCtcttaataaaaagaaatctcaataa